The following proteins are encoded in a genomic region of Notolabrus celidotus isolate fNotCel1 chromosome 19, fNotCel1.pri, whole genome shotgun sequence:
- the rpl28 gene encoding 60S ribosomal protein L28, with translation MSSHLQWMVIRNNSSFLIKRNGQTYSTEPNNLKSRNSFRFNGLVHKKTVGVQPAADGKGVVVVLKKRAGQNKPAGSYEKITINKNSRATLNSLRHIISKNKYRKDLRMAALRRASAILKSQKPVVVKKKRTRAAKTA, from the exons ATGTCGTCCCATTTGCAGTGGATGGTCATCAGGAACAACTCCAGCTTCCTCATCAAGAGGAATGGACAGACCTACAGCACT GAGCCCAACAACCTGAAGTCCAGAAACTCCTTCCGCTTCAATGGCTTGGTGCACAAGAAGACTGTAGGTGTTCAGCCAGCAGCTGACGGCAAGGGAGTCGTTGTGGTGCTGAAGAAGCGGGCAG GCCAGAACAAACCTGCTGGCTCTTATGAGAAGATCACCATCAACAAGAACTCCCGCGCCACCCTCAACAGCCTGAGGCATATCATCAGCAAGAACAAGTACAGAAAGGACCTGCGCATG GCTGCCCTGCGTCGTGCCAGTGCCATCCTGAAGAGCCAGAAGCCCGTTGTGGTCAAAAAGAAGCGCACCAGAGCAGCTAAGACTGCATAA